From the genome of Thermosynechococcus sp. NK55a:
AACATACAATGCCCGCACCGTGAAGGGACCTTCCTTGGGATTCCATTGGATGGCGGCACCGGCGCCTCCTAGGAAGTTCATGGCATAGGGCACAATGAAGGGATTATTCAAGAAAAAGTAGGTACCAAAGTCACTGGCGGGAGAGTTGGCCCAGCTGTTGGTGTCGATAATATCACTGGGATAAAATTGAGGGCCGGCTGTAATTGTGATGTCCTTGGTGGGCTTAAAGCTATAGGCAAGGCGGAATAGGTTGACGCCTGGACCAAAACCCGACCAGTAATACTGACTGGGGCTAAAGTAGGGCAGTGGTACTGTGAAAGGATTGGGTGGGGCACCCAGTGTTGTGGCTATTTGCGAACCCAAACCATAGGTACTAATGGCATCACGGCCAGCATTCCCTGTAGAGAGAGTGGTTTGTAGTAGGTCGGTACCTGTGAAGCTGGTATTTAGGTTCAGCAAAACCCCCGCAATGACCGTGGGGTTTGTTCGGCCGGGAGCAGGCGCCAAATTACCAGCCACAGATGGAAACGGGCTAGAGGGGCGGCCACCATACTGAACGGACATCACTGCCGTTCCTGTGAGTTTTGTGGTTGTCGAAAATTGCTGGGCCTCCAGTTGGGCAGTGCGGGCCTCCAGCTTATCCACACGGCCTCGCAGGGTCGCCAATTCTGCTTTGAACTCGTCCATCAATTTTTGCAGAGTGGCCAAGTCCTCCTTGGTGGCAAAGCGGTCGCTAATCACGTCAAGGCAAGCATTCAAGGCCGCTGCCATTTCATAGCGCGTGGCGGCGCGGTTGCCCCGGAAGGTGCCATCGGGATAACCGGCAATACAACCATACTTTTCCACAAGGGAGGCCAGTGCTTGGTAGGCCCAGTCGGTGGGGCGCACATCCGAAAGTTGGGACACCGAGGTCACCTGCCCCATGGTGTCTTGATTGGCCAGCAATTCATTCACCGTGCTAATGGTGCTGGAGGCATCGGCGACGGTGCTGGGGGTAGGTGGGGCTTCAGCAGCTTGAAGATTTTGGGGTTCAGCAGGAATCGGGTTTTCAAGGGGAGCGGGTTGATTGGCAGTGGCAATGCCGGCCCCGGCAACCACCCCTAATAGACTTAAGCTACCTGCTAACAAGTAGGTCTTTTTCACGAGACTACTCCTCACTCACAACGGATTAGGCTCAGCAGAATCCTTCATGAATTCTGCTACTCCTTAGTACTAGCTTACACAATGCAGCCTGAATGTGTTGCAGGCTAGTTATGCAACGTTTGGTGGATTATAGTTGCTGCCGAGGTCATTTGTCAAATAGGTTGTTGTGATTTTTTTGACATTCTACTAGTTGGCGTATAGTTGGCCTGCTTGGGCGGCATGGTAGGAGCTACGCACCAAAGGTCCCGCTGCCACGTGGGAAAAGCCCAGTTCACGGGCAATGTTAGCCAAATTCTCAAATTCTTGGGGTGTCCAATACTTCACTACGGGTAAATGGTGCAACGAAGGAGGTAGATATTGCCCCAAAGTCAGGCGATCGCAGCCCACCGCCCGCAGATCCTTGAGGGTTTGAATAACTTCTGTTTCGCTTTCTCCCAAGCCGAGCATCAAGCCGGACTTGGTGGGAATCTGAGGATTCAGTTCCTTGACGATGGCCAAGACCCGCAGTGAGCTCTCATAGGTGGCGCCGCGCCGCACAGGACCCTGTAAACGGCGGACGGTCTCTAGGTTGTGGTTGTAGCAGGCGGGCCGAGCCGCCACAATTTGGGCAATACAGTCCCGTTGGGACACCCGGCCCCGGTCCAGGCGAAAGTCGGGGGTGAGTACCTCGATTTCTGCCTGGGGGCAGCGCTGGCGGATGGCGTGCATCGTCGCCACAAACTGACCTGCCCCCTGGTCAGCTAAGTCATCGCGAGCCACGGAGGTCAACACAACGTAGTGCAATCCCAAGGTGGCAACGGCGGCGGCAATTTTGGCCGGCTCCTCCGGATCTACGGCAGCGGGAGCCTGCCCCTTTTGCACCTGACAGAAAGCACAGGCGCGGGTACAAGTGGCACCCAAAAGTAAAAAGTGGCAGTTTTTTGGCTGTAGCACTCACCGCGATTGGGACAGCGCCCCTCTTCACAAATCGTGTGAATTCCGTACTGACGCACTAGGCGCTGAACAGTGGAGATCTCGCTGGCTTTGCCCAGGGGCTTGCGCAGCCACGGCGGCAGGGGTTGGCAGAGCGTCATAGAGTTGGGTTAATCCTAAAAATAGGCAAAAGGCAAGCTAGATACAAAACTTGATTAACTATCGAGTCCATTTATTAAGTAACTGTAAATGATCGCTGGGGGTGCTCCTAGGGGGCGATCGCTTCTATGGCAGGATCAATAGCGACGTTACCGCAGGTATGCCACAGAACCTATGAGTGATCAGCCACGCCCAACGGTCATAATTACGGGTGCATCCTCTGGAGTGGGATTGTATGCTACCAAAGCCTTAGCCAATCGGGGCTGGCACGTTGTTATGGCCTGCCGCAATCTTGAAAAAGCTGAGAAAACGGCCAAGGACATGCAGATTCCACCGGAGGCCTACAGCATTTTGCATTTGGACTTGTCTTCCTTAGCTAGCGTGCGCGGCTTCGTTGAGTCATTTCGGGCATTGAATCGCCCCCTGCGGGCTCTTGTCTGCAATGCTGCCGTCTATTATCCGCTGCTTAAGGAACCCATCTACAGTGTGGATGGCTATGAAATGACGGTAGCCACCAATCACTTGGGGCATTTTCTTTTGATCAATCTCTTGCTAGAAGACTTGAAAAATTCTCCCGAAAGCGATAAGCGCTTGGTGATTCTCGGTACGGTGACGGCCAACCGCAAAGAATTCGGCGGGAAAATTCCCATTCCGGCCCCCCCTGATTTGGGGAACCTCGAGGGCTTTGAAAAGGGCTTTAAGAAACCCATTGCCATGATTAACGGTAAGCCCTTCAAATCGGGCAAGGCCTACAAAGACAGTAAGCTCTGCAATATGCTAACGGCACGGGAACTGCATCGTCGCTTCCACGAGAGCACCGGAATTGTTTTTAGTTCCCTTTACCCGGGTTGTGTGGCCGACACGCCTCTGTTTCGCCACCACTTCCCCCTCTTTCAGAAGCTCTTCCCCCTCTTTCAAAAGTACATTACGGGTGGTTATGTTAGCCAAGAAACAGCGGGGGAGCGGGTAGCAATGGTCGTGGCAGACCCTGACTTTCGTCAGTCGGGGGTGCACTGGAGCTGGGGGAATCGCCAAAAAGAAGGCCGCAAAGCCTTTGTCCAAGAACTCTCGGCAGAGGGCAGCGATGAGCAAAAAGCCCGCCGTCTTTGGGAGTTGAGCGAAAAACTGGTGGGATTGGCCTAAAAGTTAATACCTTCTTCCATTCCACTGGCTGAGCTTGCCGCTATGGTGGAAGTGATCCTTGCCATTGCAGGACGGATGTATGTCACAGCAAGATTTCGGCGTTATTGGCCTCGCCGTCATGGGGGAAAACCTTGCCCTCAATGTGGAGCGCAATGGATTTTCCGTGGCGGTTTATAATCGCACACCCGCCCGCACCGAAGCTTTCATGGCCGAACGAGCCGCAGGCCGTCGCTTCAAGGCTACCTATAGTCTTGAGGAATTGGTTGCCTCCCTGTCGCGGCCGCGCCGCATTTTGGCAATGGTCAAAGCAGGGCAACCTGTGGATGATCTGATCCAGCAGCTCAAGCCCCTCCTTGAACCCGGCGATATCCTCATTGATGGTGGCAACTCCCTCTATACCGATACCGAACGCCGCGTTGCCGAAATGGAGGCGGCGGGACTTTGCTTTTTTGGTATGGGGGTCAGCGGTGGTGAAGAGGGTGCCCTCAATGGCCCAAGTCTCATGCCTGGCGGCAGTCGTGAAGCCTACCAAGCCCTCGAACCCATTCTCACCAAAATTGCAGCGCAAGTGGATGATGGCCCCTGTGTCACTTACATTGGACCAGGGGGGTCGGGTCACTTTGTCAAGATGGTGCACAACGGTATTGAGTATGGCGATATGCAGCTCATTGCCGAGGCCTATGACCTACTAAAAAACCTTCTTGGCCTTAATCACCAGCAACTCCATGAGGTCTTCAAAAGCTGGAATGAAACCCCTGAACTTAACTCATTTTTGATTGAAATTACCAGCCAGATTTTCACCTATATTGACCCAGAAACCCATTTGCCCCTTGTGGATGTGATTGTGGATGCGGCAGGTCAAAAGGGAACTGGTCGCTGGACGGTGGAAAGTGCTCTTGAGATGGGGGTGGCGATTCCAACCATTGCCGCTGCCGTGAATGCTCGCATCATGTCCTCTATCAAGGCCGAACGGATGGCGGCTGCCCAAGTGCTCCCTGGTCCTGCGGCTCACTTTAGCGGCAATGCCGAAGAATTCATTGCCAAAATTCGCGATGCCCTCTACTGCTCGAAGATCTGCTCCTATGCCCAAGGCATGGCCCTGATTGCCAAAGGCTCCCAGGAACTCTTTGATAACCAACTGAACCTGAGTGAGATTGCCCGCATTTGGAAAGGGGGCTGCATTATTCGGGCTGGCTTCCTGAATAAGATTAAGCAGGCCTACGGCGAAAATCCTCAATTGGCCAATTTGCTGCTGGCGCCGGAGTTTCGCCAGACCATCTTGGATAAGCAGGCGGCGTGGCGGGAGGTTTTGGTGGAAGCGACCCGTGCGGGGATTGCTGTACCCGCCTTTGGTGCCTCCCTAGAATACTTCGATAGCTATCGGCGCGATCGCCTGCCCCAAAATCTCACCCAAGCGCAGCGGGACTTCTTTGGTGCCCATACCTACGAGCGAATCGATAAACCGGGAACCTTCCATACGGAGTGGGTACCGATTCGGGAGGCGGGCAAAGCTTCTGTTTGAGAGGCAGGCAGTAGATTGCAGACGTAGTCCCCCAAGTGGACAGTTCTTTAGCCTATCTTAAGAATGAGGCGAGCTATCTGCTTGCTGCCGATTGTCCTGCACTTTGGGGAGACCAAGAAGCCTTGCATCCGTTTCTACGACTCCTACACCACAGCCAGCGCTACCAACGCCAAGTGGGGTTTGCCTCCCTCTCCTCTATCCTGAATAAAATTTTTGATCTGGCTCCCCCCGTTCTGATTGGGATTGCTGTGGATTTAGTGGTGAAGCGGCAGGATTCCCTCTTTGCTCGCTGGGGGCTAGCAAGCTTTGAGCAGCAACTCTTGACCTTAGCGGGTCTATCGTTTGTGATTTGGAGCTTGGAGTCGCTCTTTGAGTATGCCTATGCCCGCAGTTGGCGCAATTTAGCCCAGCAGATCCAACACGACCTGCGCCTTGAGACCTATGCCCATGTCCAAGAAATGGATTTGGCCTTTTTTGAGGAGCGCAGCAGTGGGGTATTGCTCTCGATTCTCAATGATGACATTAACCAACTGGAGCGATTTTTGGATGGCGGTGCCAATGAGGTGTTGCAGGTAACAACCACCGTCTTTGTTATTGGTGGCATTTTCTTTTATTTGGCACCCAATGTCGCAATCTGGGGAATGCTGCCGATGCCCCTGATTCTCTGGGGGTCGGTGATCTTTCAGCGGCGACTGGCACCTCGCTATGCAGAGGTGCGGGAAAAGGCGGGACTCCTCAATGAACGCTTGGCCAACAATATTACGGGCATTCAAACGATCAAGAGCTTTACGGCTGAGCTCTACGAACTGGAGCGCCTGCGCTGGGACAGTGAAGCCTACCAACAGAGTAATCGCCGCGCCATTCGCCTCAGTGCTGCCTACATTCCATTGATCCGCTTTGTGATTCTATTTGGTTTTACGGGAACCTTGGTACTGGGGGGCTTTGCTGCTTTTCAGGGACGCTTGGATGTGGGGGCCTATAGCACGATGGTCTATCTGATTCAACGCTTGCTCTGGCCGCTGACCCGTTTGGGGGAAACACTGGATCAGTATCAACGAGCCATGGCCTCAACGCAGCGGGTGCTGAATTTACTGGAAACGCCGATCGCGATTTGTCCGGGCGATCGCCCCCTTGATCCGCACCATGTCAAAGGGGAGGTACGTTTTGAAGCGGTCGGCTTTGCCTATGCTGGCCGTGCCTCCGTGCTGAAAAATGTGAGCTTACACGTCCCTGCAGGTCAAACGATCGCCATTGTCGGCTCCACGGGATCCGGCAAAAGTACCCTTGTGAAATTGTTACTGCGATTCTATGAAGTCCAAGAGGGGTGCATTCTCCTTGATGGCGTGGATATTCGCGAGTATCGCCTGCGGGATTTGCGCAGAGCCATTGGCTGGGTGAGCCAAGATGTCTTTCTCTTCCACGGCACCGTGTTTGAAAACATTGCCTATGGCAGTCCGGAGGCAACCCGTTCTGAGGTGATCCGGGCAGCAAAACTGGCTGAAGCCCATGACTTCATTGAGCAACTGCCCCAGGGCTATGACACGGTGGTGGGGGAGCGGGGCCAAAAACTCTCCGGTGGTCAGCGGCAACGGCTGGCGATCGCCCGTGCCCTTCTCAAAGATCCGCCGATTCTGGTGCTCGATGAAGCCACATCTGCCGTGGATAACGAAACCGAAGCTGCCATCCAGCGATCGCTAGCCCAGATTACTGCCCATCGCACCACCATTGCCATTGCCCACCGCCTCTCCACCATTCGCCACGCCAACTGCATCTATGTCCTTGAGGGAGGTGAAATTGTGGAGCAGGGGACCCACGAAGCCCTCCTGGCTCAGCAGGGGGTTTATTACAGCCTTTGGCAAGTCCAAGCAGGAATTCTGGAAACTTAGGACTTAAGGTTATAGCGGGCCCGCTCCGCCGCCGTCTTCTCACGATCCAGTTTCAAAATCAGCACCGCCAAGGGGGGCAAACACAGATCAAGGGAATAGCGGCGGTTGTGGTAGGGCCACTCATCCGCCCACTTGCCGCCTAAGTTACCCATATTGCTGCCGCCATACTCGCGGGCATCACTGTTAAACAATTCCCTATAGAAACCATGCTCCGGCACCCCGATACGATAGTGGCTATGGGGCTGTGGTGTAAAGTTACAGACGACAACGACAAAATCTTGGTAGTCCTTGTCCCAGCGGATGAAGGACACAACGCTATGGCGGTTGTCACTACAGTCAATCCACTCAAAGCCCTCCTGTTTGAAATCTTGGGTATAGAGGGCCGGTTGGGAACGGTAGAGGTGATTCAGATCTTGAAAGAAGCGTTTGGTTTGCTGATGGGGCTCGTATTGTAGCAGGTGCCACTCCAGATCGCTCCAGACATTCCACTCGCTCCATTGGGCAAACTCCATCCCCATAAACATGGTTTTCTTGCCGGGGTGGGTGAACATATAGGCAAACAAACAGCGCAGGTTCGCAAATTTCTGCCAGCGATCGCCCGGCATTTTGCCAATAATGTGACTCTTGCCGTGGACCACCTCATCGTGGGAAAGGGCCAGCATGAAGTTCTCGCTGTGGTGGTACCACATACTGAAGGTGACATTGTTGTGATGGAACTGGCGGAACCACGGATCCATGCTGAAGTAGTCAAGCATATCGTGCATCCAACCCATGTTCCACTTCAGGTTAAAGCCCAATCCCCCCATGTAGGTCGGCCAGGAGACCATCGGCCAGGCTGTTGACTCCTCAGCAATCGACAGAATCCCCGGAAAGTAGCTAAAGATCACGTGGTTGACTTGGCGCAGGAAGTTGGCCGCTTCTAAATTCTCCCGTCCACCGTATTCATTGGGTACCCACTCTCCCTCCTTGCGGCCATAGTCGAGATAGAGCATCGAGGCCACGGCATCCACGCGAATACCGTCAATGTGGTACTTGTCAAACCAAAAGAGGGCATTGGCCACCAGAAAATTGCGCACTTCGTGGCGACCATAGTTAAAGACTAGGGTGCCCCATTCCTTGTGTTCGCCCTTGCGGGGATCCGCGTGTTCGTACAGATGGGTGCCATCAAAGAACGCCAGCCCATGGCCGTCCTTGGGAAAGTGCCCCGGTACCCAATCGACAATGACGCCAATGCCGTTTTGGTGGCACTGATCCACGAAATACATAAAGTCGTGGGGACTGCCATAGCGGGATGTGGGGGCATAGTAGCCAGTCACTTGGTAGCCCCAAGAGCCATCGAAGGGATGCTCAGCAACGGGCAAAAGTTCAATGTGGGTGTAGCCCAATTCCTTGACGTAGGGAATAAGTTTGGCCGCCAATTCACGATAGGTGAGAAAGCGTGCCCAGGGCTTGAGTTCTGCCACCTGTACGGGTTCTTGGGGTTGGCCATCGGCCCCAATGGGGGGATCCTCCATGGAGGCATGGAGCCACGATCCGAGGTGCACCTCATAGACAGAAATCGGTTGGGTAAGGGGGTCGGTGTGGCGCCGTTTTTCTAGCCAGTCGTTGTCGCCCCATTGGTAGCTATTGAGGTCGGTGACAATGGAAGCAGTCTTGGGACGCGGTTCTTGGTAGAAGCCGTAGGGATCTGATTTTTCGTAGATGTGGCCCTCTTGGTTCTTAATTTCGTACTTATAGTGCTCGCCGACACCCAACCCGGGGATAAAGAGTTCCCAGATGCCATTGCCCCGTCGTGCCATTTGGTGTTTGCGGCCATCCCAGTGGTTAAAGTTACCAATGACAGAGACATTGCGGGCATTCGGTGCCCAGACGGCGAAATACACCCCCGCGACGCCATCGACTGTGAGCAGGTGTGCCCCTAGTTTTTCATAGATGCGGTGGTGATTACCCTCGGCAAAGAGATGAACATCAAAATCCGTCAGCTTTGGAGAGCGGAAGGCATAGGGGTCATAGATAACCCGCTCGTGGCCATTTTCGCAGATTTTTAGTTGGTAGTTATTGAGTTCTGCTACGGGAATATGGCACTCGAAGAAGTGGGGGTGGTGCACCGACGTCATCGGATATTCTTGCCGCTGCTCGGGACAGAGGACACTCACCCGCTCGGCATTCGGTAAGTAGGCACGTACCGCCCACACGGATTGGCCATTTTCCTGAATCTGATGACATCCCAAAATTTCAAAGGGATCGTGGTGCTGGTTGGAAACAATGCGGTCAATCTGCTCGGGCGAAACGGTCATATTTTTATACTTTCGTAAAATATAGGGACAATACTATAGAAAAGTTAACAATCAGAATGCTCCCCTTGACAAGGGTATGGAGGCTATTTCTCTGGTTTCTCTGGATCGGCTGCGTGGGCTAAGAGTCCTTTGAGTAGCTCCCGCAATAGGCTCGGTCCTTGGTAAATCCAACCGGTGTAGAGTTGCACTAGTGTTGCACCGGCCGCCAGTTTTTCAATGACATCCTCGGGCGTGAAAATCCCCCCTACCCCAATGATCGGCAGAGTGCCTTGGGTCTGCTTGTGGATAAAGCGAATCACGGCGGTAGCGCGATCGCGCAAAGGGGCGCCACTGAGACCGCCGGCCTCCGCCGCGGGCGATCGCCCCGTCTGAGGAATAGTCTGGCTTTTCAGCCCCTCCCGTGCCACGGTGGTATTGGTGGCTACAATCCCGGCAAGTTCATAGGCCTGCAGGAGATCAAGAATGGCAGCAATCTGTTCCCAACTCAAATCGGGGGCAATTTTCAGCAGCAGGGGCTTGCGGGGGTGATTGGCGGTTTGGAGCGTTTCCAAAATGGGTTCCAGTTGTTCCTTGGCTTGCAGGTCCCGCAGTCCCGGTGTGTTGGGCGAACTCACATTAATCACGAAATAATCCCCCAGGGGATGGAGGCGGCGAAAACTGGCTAAGTAATCCTCTTTGGCGGCCTCCAAAGGGGTAATTTTTGATTTGCCTAGGTTAATGCCGATGGGAATATTGGGTGGGGGCGATCGCTCTAAGGAGGCAGCCATCGCCTCTGCCCCAGCATTATTAAACCCCATGCGATTGATGACAGCGCGATCGGCCCCTAGGCGAAAGAGGCGCGGCCGAGGATTGCCCGGCTGCGGATGCCACGTAACGGTGCCCAATTCAGCAAAGCCAAAGCCAAAGGCCGACCAGACACTGCGGGCAACCCCATTCTTATCAAACCCCGCTGCCAAACCGATGGGGTTCGGAAAGCGCAACCCCCACACCTGCCGCTCTAGGCGGGGGTCTGAAAGGGCATACCGTTGCTGGAGTTGTTGCCGTAGCCAAGTGCCTAGGGAACGATCTTGATTGAGCCACCCACAGAGAGAGATAAACTGCTGATGCAAAAATTCTGGATCCGCCTGCAACCCAGAAAAAAGCAGTGGCCGCAGCAGGTGCCGATAGGGATCAATGGCCATCTAAACTGCCACTGCCTCACCTAAAAGGGCAAACTGGCAACACGGTCACCCTAGTCCAGATAGCCCATGAGGACAGGGGAATCATCAATGATATTGGAGGCAATGGGACGCTCTCCAGCGGAATAGTAGGTTTCAGCAATGTGTAGGCCACTGGTGGTAATCGGACGAATGCCCATCCAATTCACTGTCTCAACAATTTCAAAGTCATCCGCCGCCACTGGCCGCACCCCCATGATGTTGAGGGTTTCAACCACCCGGAA
Proteins encoded in this window:
- a CDS encoding iron uptake porin, which translates into the protein MKKTYLLAGSLSLLGVVAGAGIATANQPAPLENPIPAEPQNLQAAEAPPTPSTVADASSTISTVNELLANQDTMGQVTSVSQLSDVRPTDWAYQALASLVEKYGCIAGYPDGTFRGNRAATRYEMAAALNACLDVISDRFATKEDLATLQKLMDEFKAELATLRGRVDKLEARTAQLEAQQFSTTTKLTGTAVMSVQYGGRPSSPFPSVAGNLAPAPGRTNPTVIAGVLLNLNTSFTGTDLLQTTLSTGNAGRDAISTYGLGSQIATTLGAPPNPFTVPLPYFSPSQYYWSGFGPGVNLFRLAYSFKPTKDITITAGPQFYPSDIIDTNSWANSPASDFGTYFFLNNPFIVPYAMNFLGGAGAAIQWNPKEGPFTVRALYVAAEAGRAAAGIAPPSPGGGFGGDPFQASLELEYANKFGGGKNSYVVKLQGTYSKTYGIEAQAGGINFELNLGRLGIFGRAGVAGIPSTYFPQVSPLPFSILGAPAAGMMAYNFMAGIGYKDLLVPGSVLAAAAGAPFINSAPVGGPINNADQVNVEAFYKFPISDNISITPIFTAIINPNNTNGGGVVSGQPILQGVIRTTFTF
- a CDS encoding protochlorophyllide reductase codes for the protein MSDQPRPTVIITGASSGVGLYATKALANRGWHVVMACRNLEKAEKTAKDMQIPPEAYSILHLDLSSLASVRGFVESFRALNRPLRALVCNAAVYYPLLKEPIYSVDGYEMTVATNHLGHFLLINLLLEDLKNSPESDKRLVILGTVTANRKEFGGKIPIPAPPDLGNLEGFEKGFKKPIAMINGKPFKSGKAYKDSKLCNMLTARELHRRFHESTGIVFSSLYPGCVADTPLFRHHFPLFQKLFPLFQKYITGGYVSQETAGERVAMVVADPDFRQSGVHWSWGNRQKEGRKAFVQELSAEGSDEQKARRLWELSEKLVGLA
- the gndA gene encoding NADP-dependent phosphogluconate dehydrogenase — translated: MSQQDFGVIGLAVMGENLALNVERNGFSVAVYNRTPARTEAFMAERAAGRRFKATYSLEELVASLSRPRRILAMVKAGQPVDDLIQQLKPLLEPGDILIDGGNSLYTDTERRVAEMEAAGLCFFGMGVSGGEEGALNGPSLMPGGSREAYQALEPILTKIAAQVDDGPCVTYIGPGGSGHFVKMVHNGIEYGDMQLIAEAYDLLKNLLGLNHQQLHEVFKSWNETPELNSFLIEITSQIFTYIDPETHLPLVDVIVDAAGQKGTGRWTVESALEMGVAIPTIAAAVNARIMSSIKAERMAAAQVLPGPAAHFSGNAEEFIAKIRDALYCSKICSYAQGMALIAKGSQELFDNQLNLSEIARIWKGGCIIRAGFLNKIKQAYGENPQLANLLLAPEFRQTILDKQAAWREVLVEATRAGIAVPAFGASLEYFDSYRRDRLPQNLTQAQRDFFGAHTYERIDKPGTFHTEWVPIREAGKASV
- a CDS encoding ABC transporter ATP-binding protein, which produces MLAADCPALWGDQEALHPFLRLLHHSQRYQRQVGFASLSSILNKIFDLAPPVLIGIAVDLVVKRQDSLFARWGLASFEQQLLTLAGLSFVIWSLESLFEYAYARSWRNLAQQIQHDLRLETYAHVQEMDLAFFEERSSGVLLSILNDDINQLERFLDGGANEVLQVTTTVFVIGGIFFYLAPNVAIWGMLPMPLILWGSVIFQRRLAPRYAEVREKAGLLNERLANNITGIQTIKSFTAELYELERLRWDSEAYQQSNRRAIRLSAAYIPLIRFVILFGFTGTLVLGGFAAFQGRLDVGAYSTMVYLIQRLLWPLTRLGETLDQYQRAMASTQRVLNLLETPIAICPGDRPLDPHHVKGEVRFEAVGFAYAGRASVLKNVSLHVPAGQTIAIVGSTGSGKSTLVKLLLRFYEVQEGCILLDGVDIREYRLRDLRRAIGWVSQDVFLFHGTVFENIAYGSPEATRSEVIRAAKLAEAHDFIEQLPQGYDTVVGERGQKLSGGQRQRLAIARALLKDPPILVLDEATSAVDNETEAAIQRSLAQITAHRTTIAIAHRLSTIRHANCIYVLEGGEIVEQGTHEALLAQQGVYYSLWQVQAGILET
- the glgB gene encoding 1,4-alpha-glucan branching enzyme; amino-acid sequence: MTVSPEQIDRIVSNQHHDPFEILGCHQIQENGQSVWAVRAYLPNAERVSVLCPEQRQEYPMTSVHHPHFFECHIPVAELNNYQLKICENGHERVIYDPYAFRSPKLTDFDVHLFAEGNHHRIYEKLGAHLLTVDGVAGVYFAVWAPNARNVSVIGNFNHWDGRKHQMARRGNGIWELFIPGLGVGEHYKYEIKNQEGHIYEKSDPYGFYQEPRPKTASIVTDLNSYQWGDNDWLEKRRHTDPLTQPISVYEVHLGSWLHASMEDPPIGADGQPQEPVQVAELKPWARFLTYRELAAKLIPYVKELGYTHIELLPVAEHPFDGSWGYQVTGYYAPTSRYGSPHDFMYFVDQCHQNGIGVIVDWVPGHFPKDGHGLAFFDGTHLYEHADPRKGEHKEWGTLVFNYGRHEVRNFLVANALFWFDKYHIDGIRVDAVASMLYLDYGRKEGEWVPNEYGGRENLEAANFLRQVNHVIFSYFPGILSIAEESTAWPMVSWPTYMGGLGFNLKWNMGWMHDMLDYFSMDPWFRQFHHNNVTFSMWYHHSENFMLALSHDEVVHGKSHIIGKMPGDRWQKFANLRCLFAYMFTHPGKKTMFMGMEFAQWSEWNVWSDLEWHLLQYEPHQQTKRFFQDLNHLYRSQPALYTQDFKQEGFEWIDCSDNRHSVVSFIRWDKDYQDFVVVVCNFTPQPHSHYRIGVPEHGFYRELFNSDAREYGGSNMGNLGGKWADEWPYHNRRYSLDLCLPPLAVLILKLDREKTAAERARYNLKS
- a CDS encoding quinone-dependent dihydroorotate dehydrogenase; this translates as MAIDPYRHLLRPLLFSGLQADPEFLHQQFISLCGWLNQDRSLGTWLRQQLQQRYALSDPRLERQVWGLRFPNPIGLAAGFDKNGVARSVWSAFGFGFAELGTVTWHPQPGNPRPRLFRLGADRAVINRMGFNNAGAEAMAASLERSPPPNIPIGINLGKSKITPLEAAKEDYLASFRRLHPLGDYFVINVSSPNTPGLRDLQAKEQLEPILETLQTANHPRKPLLLKIAPDLSWEQIAAILDLLQAYELAGIVATNTTVAREGLKSQTIPQTGRSPAAEAGGLSGAPLRDRATAVIRFIHKQTQGTLPIIGVGGIFTPEDVIEKLAAGATLVQLYTGWIYQGPSLLRELLKGLLAHAADPEKPEK